Proteins found in one Epinephelus fuscoguttatus linkage group LG4, E.fuscoguttatus.final_Chr_v1 genomic segment:
- the LOC125887154 gene encoding charged multivesicular body protein 4b-like, with the protein MSLLTKLFSGGEKVRKTSCQQEETEKLPDREELLMKKRDCLKKKIEQELLFAKKNCRKNRKVALQALRRKKWYEKHLKDINCTVQAMRSTHKHTHFVNEVNDLIKDITEEQDLIEDMSDAFHTSVILGVEFDEDELLAELESLEKNLDESLFEKDRMEEKDFCPKVSPIASPSQPAKTEEDEIEDDLEYLRRWANGPLQPHHQPQHTGIKT; encoded by the exons ATGTCTTTGCTTACCAAGCTGTTTAGTGGAGGAGAAAAAGTGAGAAAGACGTCCTGCCAacaagaggagacagagaaacttccagacagagaggagctgctgatgaaGAAGAGAGACTGTCTGAAGAAAAAGATTGAGCAGGAACTTCTGTTTGCCAAGAAAAACTGCAGAAAGAACAGAAAAg TGGCTCTGCAGGCACTGAGAAGAAAGAAGTGGTACGAGAAACATCTGAAGGACATCAACTGCACTGTTCAGGCCATGAGGTCCACTCATAAACACAC ACATTTTGTCAACGAGGTGAATGACCTGATCAAAGACATTACAGAGGAGCAAGATCTGATTGAAGACATGTCAGACGCCTTCCACACATCTGTGATCTTAGGAGTGGAATTTGATGAG GATGAGCTGCTGGCAGAGCTGGAGAGTCTGGAGAAGAATCTGGATGAGAGTCTCTTTGAGAAAGACAGAATGGAGGAGAAAGACTTTTGTCCCAAAGTGTCACCCATTGCATCACCTTCTCAACCTG CCAAGACGGAGGAAGATGAGATTGAAGATGATTTAGAGTACCTGCGGCGCTGGGCGAATGGACCCTTACAGCCACACCATCAACCACAACACACGGGTATTAAAACCTAA